GCGGTCCGCGTTGGCGCGCTTTACCTTGGGGCAAGCGCGCCAACTGCGCGGCGACCTCGACGCGGCGATGGGCGACTACGCGACGGCGCTTGCCATCGACCCCCGCGAGCCCATCGTTCGCAACAACATCGCGGTCGTTCACATGCGTCGCGGTGACTGGGCGCGGGCGGAGGCGGCGCTCCTGGCTGAGCTTGCCGTGAACCCCGGCTACGGGGCCGCGCTTCAGAACCTCGCCATCGTACGAGACCGTCTCTCGGCGAAGGGCCCGTGACCGCTGGCCGCCGCTGGGTTATGGGCTTTCGCCATGGGCGCACAGTGGAAGCAAAAGAACCGCGAGGCTTCGGCCAACGCGAAGGGCCGTATGTTCTCGAAGCTCGCCAAGGAGATCATGGTGGCGGCGCGCGGCGGCGCGGACCCGAACTCCAACGCGCGCCTTCGCATGGCCGTTGAGGCCGCGAAGAAGGCGTCGATGACGAAAGACACGCTCGAGCGCGCCATCAAGAAGGGCGCCGGGCTCACCGATGAGCCGGTTCAATACGAGACGGTGACGTACGAAGGTTTCGCGCCCAATCAGGTGCCGGTCATCGTCGAGTGCCTTACCGACAACCGCAACCGCACCTCCGCGAACGTGCGCGTCCTCTTCCGGAAGGGCCAGCTCGGCGCGTCGGGCTCCGTGTCGTGGGATTTCAACCGCGTAGGGCAAGTGGAGGCGACGCCGCCGGCCGTCGGTGTCGACGCCGAAGAGGCGGCCATCGAGAGCGGCGCGCAAGATCTCGAGAGCGACGACGACGGCACGACGCGAT
The sequence above is drawn from the Myxococcales bacterium genome and encodes:
- a CDS encoding YebC/PmpR family DNA-binding transcriptional regulator, producing MGAQWKQKNREASANAKGRMFSKLAKEIMVAARGGADPNSNARLRMAVEAAKKASMTKDTLERAIKKGAGLTDEPVQYETVTYEGFAPNQVPVIVECLTDNRNRTSANVRVLFRKGQLGASGSVSWDFNRVGQVEATPPAVGVDAEEAAIESGAQDLESDDDGTTRFFTEPGDVDLVSKALADRKWTVTSAQLIWKAKNPVAVDDAKRAEVEAFLEGLDEDDDVQNIYVGLA